Genomic window (Diabrotica undecimpunctata isolate CICGRU chromosome 6, icDiaUnde3, whole genome shotgun sequence):
atggtttgtagttatttcctttctttcctgtaaatattttatggttaacACCTTATTTGAAAAACATCTAGAGGAATGAGATTGGCAACACCGCTCAAAATATCCATCTGACTGCTTAGGTTTagataaaggaaagaggagcttgcctaatagtcggagagatagagccgaaattttgaactgatcagtaataaaacaatgtttctaaaacatttgataaaactctacgtcatctctgaatcttttatagaatattttgtagttttaaaatggtATTaggataatgttttttttttcaaactaaagtcatatttactttacaaatcacatttttttcttaaatataaatattttacgaattaatttttaattgaataaatgtttgatattagaatgaaaaacaaaaaaaaatattttcaatataataatcaattgaaattatctgatgattgataaaaattaattatgaaaccggttaagtaattttattaaattaaagtaattttataatgttaactattgaatattttcagtataacaaatagtaattttacttattttttattacaataaaaaggtttttaaatttatattgcgcaaagaaatcaaacaagttatattatgcgttagccccaataatgggaaaaagagaacttgcacgagaaacaagaataaaaatatataacacaatagtgataccgactgtgctctatgcaagtgaaaactggacaattctggaaaaacataagagcaggataaacgcaatggagatgagatatctaagaaggatagttggaaagataaaatgggatagattaagcaacgagactattaggagaatggccaaccaggaaccgataatgaacaaaatagcaaagagacaaatgaactggtatgggcatctgatgaggatgcaatccaatagaataacaagaaaaatttatgaagcaaaaaacatcggaaaaagaaaaagaggcagaccaagaaaaaaatggatacagcaagtagtagaggcgggaaaacttaaacaaaaatcactcgaggaattgaaaacaATGGCaagaaacagaaaagaatggaagaggtgggtaaatggaaattaaaatagctagcccaaatccgacaccctgttagggtaaaaggaaggggagaaagaaagaaagaaagaaagaaaatttatattgcataaataatggttgttcagatataagaaaaatttgatttattattacattaataatcaaatagaaaatatattatttctatttatcaataggtaacattcaatttgtagaattcctttaacattttacaaataattattaataaaaatcaatttaatagtggaattatcaattttttaagttttgaaatttactttgtagatattttcaatattttttttaactttcaaattgatattttttttttcattagttaattctaattttacaaattctgattggacattaattttgcatcattattattttaaaatattaaaataataaggatgcccgttccatttagatcagtaattctagacgcatgcgctaaatataataagtatcaagatgcttttatccaacttggagaaactgacttcgattgtaatgaagtttttgaaaccttagaaactttcatatgtcacttatatggaacaggattgacgagaacaattccaaaaagaaaagtaaacgatgtcagattttcactatttaaccggagtataagttgcatgatgtgaacgagcctttaaaaaaaaaactaaaaaatttcgatgctttaagcttaccaccatgtcaagatgaattacaccaacatctactgcgagctcattatatttcaaatatttggacaaatgctcataaaaaagtaccaacagaattgattgttgaagaacatggttgggagcttgaagatgaaacatataaattcaaatggtttagtggacctcagatgccagaatcagttcgagaagtagtgattgaaaatgaagcagataatgaatgtgatattattgaaagtgaaagtgacgaagatgatgaatgtgatgacatcaatgagagtgagaaaaatgacgaaattttaaaagtttttctaaatttttttttcttatcggaaaaatcgtttgaaaatttttggaaaaaaatcatgatataacttacagaaaatcgaaaggattctacaaattagattttacctcaaaaaattacgaaaattttcatttacggaattttttttgaaaaattttgaggaaaactctacttgacgcttttcagaatagtaacagaagtgatcgtacaaattttcaaatcattcggtataaaaatatcataataaaatcagtttgaaaattgttaccgagacctaaaatgcgcagtcaagtggtacatttgaccactcgatcgttaatttttccgaaaaaaattacaacttcatccctgtatagccaccccctgtaccacgaggggcgtccgcctgtaaggcaaagtcttaacccagttacaatgaatatattccaatagagaaatgtcatattactgatcagttcaaaatttcggctctatctcttggactataaggaagccataggtggtttgacagcataataactgcttgtttagtctagttttcacagtgattctaggcaacctatttgggtggagttttgacttgttcttgaatgaattcagaatccagcagcccgctgaagtattggatttttataatataattatttgacaaccttttgttggccaaccacctagagcggagttgagccgaaatacattgatttcgtatgtttcgttttaaattcgttcaatctgtatgtagatacctgtataatatatgtgtgaattactattgtaaatcattattatcaaataggttataaatattcataaatataatgagtataagagatatcttataagagtaattttagttcggctaatggattaagtccacagtccaaagaaaccaacagcagacacacgatatgaagggaccatttaaggttgctgcctataaaaatgccaagaaactttacagaatcaacgatactgatctggccgGTATTaagaagagctcctttataggataatgctgctgttttatccacgttaaaagagagtaactttgagtcggaccaggtttttattttaagtagatcataagttatagttgcatgaagagttgcaatattacaGTTCCTCCAAGTGATACTGGTATTATCTGCAAAAAGAAAATTTGTGTATTTAGGTATAtgcattactaaataaaaaaagaaagcttattttctgtactttaaaatagtctattgtaaaatattttaggCATAACCCAAACCAAGATATGGTTCGTCAAAGTGTGATACTTGCAACGAAATAGGGAAAATGGCCCAAAAATGGTGTGAGTGGAGAACTTTAAAAAGTTGTATCTTGAATAATATGGATCCTAGAGACATCTACCGAACTTCATTTTGAAGAGGAAGGATAGAAGTTTTTTTTCTGTGAATCAATGCATATAATACCTATACCCCTGTAGAAAAAAGTTATGTCGCCAAAAAAATCTTtcgaatattttttgttttgttttttgaatatatttttgtcaaataaaattatttttgacttaAGGTGACATTTCTAtgggaattttaattttaaacaactttttgcACATGTAAtatatgtaggaaaagtgcataTAATTCACCCAAAATGCACCCTAGTGCATAGGGACTAATTCATTATTTTCTCAAAAACGCACCACTTTAAATGGTAGTACGGTTTTTCATATTTGGGGATTCATTtaccatatgaaacaataaaacccctttaacgttgtagtaCATTTTAGCtctcttttttttttgaagataATCAATAGCCTATATATTGAACTACCATCTTTAAAATACAGACTTGTAAACAAGAAAATAGAAGCTGGGAGGTATCAATAGTACTTTTAATGTCTCTAATTTGTATTAAGGAGATTTAGTTAGGTAAAAAtggtaataaaagtaaaaaatactaatagaaataaaacttttaggcatataaattgtacacaaagtaaaaaaaaactatttattatcaattgcaaaaaagtagcctacttctagtttttggtaaactgtaattatttttagtaacgttcaataacaattaagtagtacaataattgtattaattcgtgaatgttctgtattattgcttagactGTTACAGttgaattttataatttattaggaATAGAAATTTACCTCGGTCCAACCTTTGGATGCTGCATACTGAAGTGATGAATGGCCCTGTGCATTTTTATGATTGACATcatcacatttttttaataacaatttgacAACTTCGGTATGGCCAGCTGATGAAGCTAATATTAATGGTGTCATATCTGTATCATCTGAGGAGTTCACAGGAGATCCAAGTTTCAGTAAATAGGTAACAAGCTTTACATTTCCGCTGAGAACTGCCCAATGAATTACAAGCCTCTTACTCTAAAAAGTATTTGATTCTTGGTCAATAGCACAATATATAAGCTTCACAACAAAATGaaaaatcctatacaataaaaaatttttaggTTTGGAATAGTAAAGAGAACCAAGAGAGAGGAAattagttaaataaaataaaccaataCAATGGAGTATCCAAGAACCTGACAGAATTCTATCAACTAAATGCACAccaacttgttaaactgtttgttggGGCTCTTAGACTGTCAAGTAGTTCTCGACGTTTcaccaacactaggggttggcatcttctggagatgctACTGCTTcacttgtaagctgaaactgtcAGATAATATGAACCACCTATCATATGAACAAATGTTCTCAAGAGAATAACAGGAAACTACTTTGTAACTTCATAGAAACTAGAAAACTTTAGAAGAAGCCTATGCACATCCATTAGAGGATACAAATGGCTATGAGATACcagaaaatatgtttttaaatgtgGTTTTACTGCATTTAAATATGCAGGATAATAGGTTGATAAGGTGACATGGGTTCTATACTAGATAGAGAAATTATTGAAATTATACGGACTGTATAACCTGACTATGTAaccaaaataaaaatgtatacatTTGCAAAACCtgttaaaaaaatgaaattaaaaaaatcaaaggaACTACAAATGTAACTCCtttgtagctatcttcaatgggaccaaatgtgaaaatcgtccgtACGTGGTACATTTTAGTATTGCACGGTAGAGATTGGATATAATAAAGGTTCGTCTAGAGATTAAcgttagataataatatacaaataatTACAACTTACAGAGTCTGGTGCTTCTAAAATTATTGGAAACTCTTCAATCTTTTCTGAAACATAGTCAAAATCTCCCTTATGTGCAGCGTCGTATACTGAACCAGTTGCCATTAAGACGTGGTTTATCTATGGAAGTGGTGTGAAAAATCGTCGAAATactatttttgaattaaaatgtttttagaaatgactttcaaattttaaaaacacatttaaaataCAGTTTGTTCTTATATATAGTTCCAGTTAACGTAACACAGTTGTCGATAGATTAGCTGCGTTAGTTGTGATTAAcgatgataaaatatttttaacttctaaTCTCTAATTCTAAATTCTAATCTCTTGCTTCATCCATCATGACACAATATTTATAGATTTAATATCCCAATATCAAATTAGTTATGCATTAAACAatatatagttttagatttaCGTAACCAATGATGGATTAAATCAGTCTCAATTTAATCAAATCAATGGACAAAATGGATATATTTTTGGTTAAAGATTACCCCTTACGACCTTACGTTAAGCTGAATAGTGAATATTCGCTCAACTCGGGCACTACTCGTACTCGGGCATATTTAGCCCcgtatttatagtcggtactcaagcTCGTGCTTGAGCACGTGCTCCGCCAAGTCGAACTTACGTCAAAGTCATGCTCAagtatttgttgtgttctataaacGATACTTCGGGTATTCTCGTACAAGATTGATCTCAAGCACGAAAATTAGGGATTTTAAGTAAATTTGATTGGTAACATCCAACAAAAAGAAGATTCTGTCAATTATTATCATTGTCACTAAACGATTTTTAGCGCCAAATTTAACTTTATTGAAGAAGAGGCAtgttgtgtattaaaaaaaattaatttttaataaattattttaagatatgtaatatattataaaaaatatgcattcGAGGGAATAAATTTCAGTTATGTGCATTTTTAGATGAGCGGAAATTGTACTAAATATGCAGTTTATTCAACAAAAGGAAAGGTGTTTATAATCCAGCTGGTAAAGAAAATAATACTGTAGAGAATAAAAGGATAGACGGTGCTTCCTTAATGAAAAAATAAGGGTTGTGAGTACAAATACAGCCTATTATATAACTGCCAGCCTGAGGCAGATATATTAAGGACTTCAGAACAGCTacgaaaaatgtaaaacaaattgaaacagaggtaaaatacttttatttatttaagcaaAGTTTTTGTCGTAGAAAATGCAGAGAAACAACAGCATGCTGGCTACAGGTGATGACCCTTTGAAAAAACCAAAGCCTGATGTAGTGCTGGAGTTTGTGAAAGTTGCTGTTCCCGACATATAGATATGTAAGCATCGACTGTCCCTGGGACAGCACAATATTTGGAGGAGGTAAATTTACTATATACTCACACTTAGTATAATTGCAGGACAAAAGGATGCCCACCAGCTAGGAGGACATGTTAGTGTAATTACAATAACATCAGAAGTATCTGACTTCCTCCATTGCTTTTCCAGTTCAAAATAAAGAGTTGTTATGTATGATAATTTTGATAAATCTTACctgtacatttaataataatttcaagtaaTACTTGTAATATGACACCTGTTGTTCCTAGAGAATGTCAATGTTCTTCAAATGGCAAGTAATCTTAAATGTACTTATggcaatatgtaataataataaacactacTAGGTATCAATGAAGTAATGGCTAttataattgcaaataaaaaacatttgccAAAAAAAGGTTTGAATTATTCCAAAGGTTAATAGTAATCTACAGTTatggatttttaaaacaatcatttatatataactattcttattttgtacttaatgtatgtattatattgaaaactgttaaaaattctaaatgtaaatactagttgtgtgtatattttttgctcattttatttaatgtatactATGGTGGTTGTAAAgcgattattatattattttatatttaacaagcATGATATTCcatttagttttataaattgttactttcaaatttacttatcgtgaaggtttataaatatatttttaaataaagaatattaatattttaaatgtgtaattaattttaaatttgataaGGAAAGGTTTTATGAAAGGAATTAACACTTATTTAAAAGGAGGGAGACAACTTGAAATCAATAAAGATATACTTGCTTAAAAGATATACTTGAGTATAGTATAActctcatttattttaaattacatataaaaaatacattttgacaaataaaataaaaaagaattacatTTAACATAATATAAGTATTCAATAATATATTCACATTCTCATGCATAACATTGTTGAATAAAAGTCTCCTAAAATTTAAACCTTGTTCCACatcattaacatttctatttactggCACATCAGTATTTTCTAGAAAATCATCATCACTATCAATATTTTCCTGTAAAGATATATTGCAGAGTACTACTGTAGCACTTATTATTGCAAGATATGTATTTAATTTCATTTGTAGGCCTCATTGCAGACAGGGAAACCATATTTTCCAGGTTCTAAATAGCCTTTTGGTAACATTTCTTACATGTGTGCACTATTATATCTATTTTGTTGATCATTAGCTAAAAATATATCTCTATCAAATAACCTATTTTTTTGTTTAGCCTATTATCAATAAATACCTTGCTTTAATACTGGAGTAAGTAGATAGTGCCTGTGCTGCATGCATATTCACTATTCATAATAATTCACCTATTAATAATACTGGAATTTGTCCTGTTTCCATTTTAACTCTTATCAACTTTGATCAAATATTAAGCTGCCATGACTTTATCCTGGATGTTGAACAACAATATCCATAAATCatcgcaaaaaacaaaaaaaaatattgtattggaagcgaattgaaaaaaatataaaaataaacaaacaagttagGTTAGGATCCCGTGCTCAAGGCAGGTCGATCCGATGCTTGAGCACGAGCTGTCATTTTTGTGTACTCAAGCCCGATTTCGTACTTGAGATTcgtttataaaacacaaaaacgactcaaggtcgacctcaagcatcgaccgatacttgagtaccgactataaatatgggccttagacagattcatagctggaaacttACAACACAAACGTTCCTGCTCgcagtattaacagcttaaataaacttttattacagacttctttcattgaaaaaagaattattataaatagtggaagtgtatactaaacccataaaattttgggtagtacctatatatttaaaaaatatatttcagttgttataatttaacataactatttattatatggtgcaaataaataaacattgattgtcggtaattcgtaaagttccattttatttactatttagtttgttcaCTATTAATATTGTCTATGAGTACGTGTGTTTGGttttggttgtatagtaatttccagacACTTCTAGTCTGTcgaaaagtaactaacttcgcaaaaaaataattactaaattcactagacagtttggactgggaatagcgaaccgactatagtaAATACTACGAGCTATGATGTGAGTGAATACTctaatattttctaataagaaCTTCTATCAGAACAGGCTGTCAAGAGTACGTCTAGTGTACCTGAGAAGAACAGAGTTATGTCAAataatatatacatgtattttaagGTTAGGTATTCAATATTTTGACATTTAATTGTTTATGATAAAGTATTAACAAGTTActtctaaaatttatttccaTAACATTTAAAAATGCATGAAGCATATCAAGTTTCATCTTTACTAAAAGTTACACATCAAGTTGAATCAATAGCAGCGTATGGTAAGTTAATACAAAAATCCAAGAATTTCCTTCTTTGAATCTGTTTTTAGATGATAATCTACTTGTTGGTACAAGGCAGGGCCATTTATGCATGTACAGTGTACTTCGTAATGATGATAATTGCGAAGTTCAATTGATGAGATATAACAAATCCTTTAGTAAGAAGCCAGTTCAACAGTTGGAAGTCATTCAAGACCAGAATTTACTTGTTAGCCTTTCAGGTACTTATTACTATTGTTGAAATATAATACTTTTTCGCACAGATTTA
Coding sequences:
- the LOC140443795 gene encoding uncharacterized protein; amino-acid sequence: MATGSVYDAAHKGDFDYVSEKIEEFPIILEAPDSSKRLVIHWAVLSGNVKLVTYLLKLGSPVNSSDDTDMTPLILASSAGHTEVVKLLLKKCDDVNHKNAQGHSSLQYAASKGWTEICAMLLEKGADVNIQDERGSTPLHRAASKGLLSVLGILLSCPDIKVNVKDIYGNTPLHYACEEDRKEAAVMLVEHRADVEIKNREEKSCLDLCTPVLARLLISKSKC